From the genome of Rhinoderma darwinii isolate aRhiDar2 chromosome 1, aRhiDar2.hap1, whole genome shotgun sequence:
tgatgcgggaactaactcctcttcaggacgtactattgcggagcagcgcgggaagaggttaaagagcttagttcagttatttcagtaccagtcttcataatattcagagattctctagtgactggtttaGTGCCAAGGGACCGGCGGAGGGGAAATGTGGTGGCTATTTTCAAAAAGGCCTCTAGgacccccgggtaattatagaccagtaagcttaacttccatcgtggggaaaacgtttgaggggctatatacatgaTATGACAAAAAaattagtattataagtgacagtcaGCACGGTTTCACTAAGGACAgaagaagaggtgagcagaagcctagacagaggggccgctgtggatatagtgtttttggactttgcaaaggcacttGACacggtccctcatagacgtctaatgagtaaattaaggactataggtttagaaagtatagtttgtaattgaattgagaattggctcaaggaccgtatccagagagttgtggtcaatgattcctactctgaatggtccccagttatatgtGGCGTACCACAGGGTTATTCAATGTATTCCAGCagagatcagagctgcaagtctaagtgtcccctagtggggacaagtgaaaaaagtaataaaaatgttttaataaaagttagaagttacataaacaaacactgcattttttccctataacaagtctttcattataggaaaaaaatgaacacgttaaaaaaagtacacatatctggtatcaccgcgttcgtaacgaccccaactataaaacgtaaatgttatttttcccacacgatgaaattattcaacttatttattaatgatatagaggatgggattattagcactatttctatttttgcagatgacaccaagctatgtaatatagttcagtctttgGAAGatattcgtgaattgcaagctgatttaaacaaactgagtgtttgggcatacaGTTggaaaatgaagtttaatgtagataaatgtaaagttatggatgtcctaggggagctacacagggggagtcacttgttgagaaggatctgggtgtacttgtaaatcataaacaaaataacagcatgcagtgtcaatcagctgcaaggccagcaggatattgtcgtgtattaaaagaggcatggactcgcgggacagggatgtaatattgccactttacaaagcattagtgaggcctcatctagaatatgcagttcagttctgggctccaattcatagaaaggatgccctggagttagatactccatgccccttattagcttcgttgctcttctttgtattttttctaagttatgagaaaagattaaaagaattaaacctatttagccttgaaaaaagacgactaagaggggacattattaatttatataaatatagtaatggcacatacaaaaaatatggtgaaatcctgttccatgtaaaaccccctcaaaaaacaagggggcactcccttcgtctggacaaaaaaaggttcaacctgcagaggcgacaagccttctttactgtgagaactgtgaatctatggaaaagtctaccgcaggagctggtcacagcagggacagtagatggctttaagaaagggttagatcatttcctagaaaaaaatattagctcctatgtgtagaaatgtttagcttccctttcccatcccttggttgaacgtgtcttttttcaaccgcttAACTAACCATTGTCTATAGTCAGACTATCAGAAATGGAAATACTAACCCTAACACAACTCCAAGCTCTTTCACGTGGACTCTGGTGTGTCCTCTTAGGTACTCCGACAGCATTTTACTTTTGAAATACAACTCTTGTAATTTGTCCTCCAGATGCATCAAACACTATATAGGGTACAAGAAAATGTTGTTTaccattaacaaaaaaaaataaataagaaattatatataaaaaggaCCTCTTAATCATTATGTACAATAATTTATCCCACATATATAACTAGGCATCAAAATAAAAAAGGAGACCTACAATGCCGGCTCTACATGTAGGAAAAgccaaaaaaacaattattttccAAGCTGAAAATTTAACTGATTCGGTCATAAATCAGCTTAGACCATTCAGAAGAGGAGAGAGAGGGGCTAAAGAACAAGCCGTCAGAAAAAAGTGTGACAGTTTTGACTGTAAACGGCATTCTGCAGCCTGCTATGTAAAAAAGACATGTAGGCTGCAGAACCCTAACCAAGTAAAAATTTGAAACAGCTAattgtaagaaaaaataaatagtgtTTTATTCTGCCCTCAGTACAGCCAATACAATAAAACAAACTTGTCTTAAAAAGGTACTTTGAATATTGGAAGTACTGAACACTAGCTTGATGAAGAGGCTTTATGTTCTTAAATTTAATGGAGCTTTCCAATTTGtcagggaaaaataaaataaaaagtgtactCCTGTAGCTCTTACTTACAAACAGTATTGATATAGGACTTCAAGTCATTTCTTGATGAAGCAGTGACTGTTTAGAACCCATAAAAATAGGGATCTATGACTGAGACAGCAACACAAAAACCCTAAAAGTACACAGGAACCCTTATCCGCATCTATTAGCTTCTGTACCAGATGAGTACTTACAAACACCGGGGGTAATTTCAGCTTATGAAGCTGTAAAACAGATTGAAGCAAAGTGCACACTTGACTGGACACCAATACTTCTGTACCAAGCTTCATGCTGTCTATTGTAGTCTTCTGGCTGCCAACAACTTGGACGCTGCATTTTTCAGTGTCTGCCACTATGCACACAGCTTCTGCTAAAGGCTCATCGAGGACAGGGTGCtagaaccaaaaaaaaacaaaaaaacaatacattttactTAATACATGCACAACATGGTAATTCttatttaataaaggcatagaacCCCTCAAATTAACTAAATGCAGGCtacatataaatatttttttttaaagttatgttGGTCATCTTAATAAAATAACCACTATATCCTTGCTCCCTGGAACAATGTCAACATACATGGGTTGAATGAGCCAGGCTGGCCACCAAGCATGGCTTCAGCTTTTCAGCACTTGCAATCCCATGAAGCACCATATCAGGCATATATGTAGAGCAGTAACCACCATACAGAGACCTCCCAAAGTTTTTAACACTTGGGCTACTGATGACATCAGACCTAAgaggggataaaaaaaataaaaaaaatccattgtatatataatacacacacacataaatacgtATAAGTAATCCATCAGGTGCCATTACATAATCGATCCATACCGGCTCCTACAATAACAGAAGTCATGGCACCAGTGTGAGAAGAGCCAATATTGGTCAAGAGTAACGGTAAACAACTGCATATGGTTTGGATCAGACGTTGATTGTAGTAAATGGCATGCAGAGATGTTTAACGGATACACTGTTCTCCCTCATGCAGGGCCTGTGGGGGCAGCGAGTGACTCAAACACTAAATATCGGTCATGCACTGCACGAAGAAGATTATCAGTTTTGGCTGAAgttttcctttaaagaggctctgtcaccagataagtgccctatctcctacataatgtgatcggcgctgtaatgtagataacagcagtggtttttattttgaaaaacgatcttttagcaagttatgtgcaattttagatttatgctaattagtttctgaatgcccaactgggcgtgtttttactttttaccaactgggcgttgtacagaggagtgtatgacactgaccaatcagcgtcatacacttctcattgttccagcccagcttctttcactgcacaatcacactaacaatgggctggaacaatgagaagtgtatgacgctgattggtcagtgtcatacactcttctgtacaactcccagatggtcaaaagtaaaaacacgcccagttggtcattgagAAACGaagtagaataaatctaaaattgcataaataaaaaacactgctgttatctacattacagcgccgatcagattatgtaggagataggacacttataatctggtgacagagcctcttcaagtaTAGAGTGTTGGGTGGGAGAGCAGAGGATCAGCGCTCTTTAGTAAAGAAAAGCATCAAACGTATATTGAGAAAATTATAATAATCTTAAACACTGCTGCTTTCTTTGAAGTTGTAAATATAAAACGTAACAAAAATTAATAAATCAACTATATCTAGCTAGCTTTCGTGATGCTTGGCTGTAAGCGAAGTCTTACCTAGGCAGTGGAAGTTCTACTTCTGCATGGGGACTGTTGTGGTTCCAATTTTCTGAATGGGTGTGACCGGTATGGAGATTCTCGTCACTGTGGCCCAGGGCACTGTCATAACTTTTGTTCCTTGAAATGTTTCTCTCCAGCTTGCCTCCAGTCTTATGGTGTGGATCCCCACAGGGGATACTTTGGGAAGGTATCGGAGAAGGGCGTATACGAGTCTGAATACTATCTATCAGGTCGTTCTTACAAGTTCTTTCCTCTGTAGGATTATCTGCTACGCTAttagaaacaaaacatttttctgATAATGGTGAATGACAAGGAAGGGCTTCTGCTGTATTCGTTTCAATGCGGTTACCCTCCACAAAATACTCAAACAAACTTGACCCTCCATCACAGGAGGGGATGCGTGAATGCATCATCCTCCTCTGAGCAGCGAGTGAATAATTTGTGGGCACACTTGACTGCTCTGACTTGCAGTGTAGGGACTTGACATTCTCGTAGAGTTCTGTTCTGCAAGTCTCCAGATCAGTGTCAGATAATGGGGTACAGCCCATTCTGAGGATTACTTTTTCCAGCGATTTATCCTCTTTCCGGTCTGCGCGAAGTACTTCTTTTGCCCAGTCAGACAGTTGCACTTCAGAGCTGGCTTTCTTGTCATATTTGCTAGCAGAGTGGTGGCTTTTAGCATGAGATGTTAGAGAATCCGAGGTAAATACATCTTCTAGGTTGTAAGCTGGCATTCTTGTGACTGAAACCAAAGTCTCTACTTTGGCTTCTTTAACCAATGTTATAGTTTCTTTACAAGAACTTCCATTACCGAAAATAGCGCCACTGCTAGTAGAACATCCAACAGGTCCCTGGTCTGATTGGAAGCAGTCATCACTTTTATTTTCTGTAGTTATTGAAATGTCAGAGTGTTCAAGACCATTACCATTTTGTGGCGAGGCAACATCTAAATTACAGGGCACTGAAGGAGACAACAGGGCAGATTCATTGTTCAGTGTTATGATCACGTAGTCAGAGTCTTCCACCTCACCCTTCTCAAGTGATGTTGTGACATTACTGCCCTGTACCACATGTTCCCCCTTCTTTAAGACTCTGCTGTGCACCAGTTGGTTCTCCTGAAGTTCTGAGCAACGGATGAAATAGGTAAGGACGTACAAAATGCGCTGGACCAAATCTTTACGCTTTCCTACAACAACAGTTCGAGTCATTCGGACAGGGGATCCAATAGCCCCATATAGATcacctgagaggagagagagagagagagagcgagagatggggtaaaaaacaaacaaataacgtTTATAAAGAAAATCTAGaattttgtatatataaataatccCGCTATAAATACATTTGAACAACTTTTTTGAGGACAAAAAGAAAGGTAGAATCGTAAAATTCAGCTTCTCTTTTATATTTAACAAGAAGGCTTTATACAATGAAATAGAAAGGTGACAGTTTCGCACAGAATTGGCGTTGCGTATTTTGTACACCGCATAAGACATTGGACACCGAGGTAGTCACAACTCCTTTCATATAAGATGGCATACAAAGAAGATCAATTTACATTAGAGCAGATTTATCAGCAGTTTCGTGGTAcacttaaaaaaaccaaaaacacaaaaaacaaaaccgttCGGTCCCTGACCACACCAatattacatacagtacataatGATGAAGAACAAGGACACTATCCGGTTTCTATCACCTGGTGTACTCAAGCATTTTCTTTAGACTTTACAAAAGCGGTTGGAGATAAGAAGTTTAGCCCTAGGTTGTCAGATTTACTGCAGCCGCACGTGGGTGGATTAGTCACCTGCTTCAGTCAAAGGCTGAATTCACATCACATTGCTGCATCCTTTTATAGTTTCAGGCTAGGGCTACACACGGACACTAGTCGCACAGCCAAATATCGCTGTGTAATAGCAGTGTCAATCTCATTACTGCGATACAGCCAGCGCACGTGGCTGCGTTGCGACCCGCAGGTTGCCACAAGACAGTTCAAGAAATCCATCGGTTTAGAATTTCTTGCGAGTGTCATGTCGCAGCAACCTGCGAGTGTCAATGAGGTCACATTAACTGCTGCGATGAAGACGGAGACACTGCAATAACAGCGATCTTTGCCTGTGCGGACTGTGACGCGGCCAAAGTTGCCCTAGCCTAAAAATGCaagaaggtttaaaaaaaaaaaaaaaaaaaaatgacacgatGCCTCTTGTTAATACACTTCTATTGTAGATCCTAATTTTCACTTTACAAATGCGGATTATTTTATTCTGTAACAGATATATTAACATTTAAACTTACATGATCCCATTAGTAAAAACAACTAAAACATACCAGGAATCTATCAATCTACCTAGAGAAATGAGATCTTTACTAGCTTCCTGGAAGCGGCTTACTAGTTTGAGTAATAAGCGGACAACACAAGAAAACAGATACAAATAAATCAGTCAAGTAAAGTGGACGTGTTCATAACCTAAATCAGAGCGAGCAAAATTAAACAAAGAACGGATACAGCATGTTTATTAGGTTACGATTAAAAGGGAAACTACAATCTCCCACTGTAAAATATTCTGTGGATCTGTGATGACAAAACTTCAAGTTAGAGATTCTAATGTTCTTTTAGTAGTCACATGACAAACCCCGTCCACAGCACCTTCATTGTAAAGGTACTGGGGTCACTTGATACCTCTCAGCCAATCAGGCATAGGTAAATCACACGCAGCGGCCTCCGAAATAGACTAGTGTATGCTGTATGTTAGTTACATTTGTCTCTCTGCCTGACTGGCACTTCTGTCCATTTGTTCTGCTCATTGCGGGCAGAACACCCAtaaatcacacattgatggccttcAAAAGAAAGTAAATTTTAATATAGTTGATTTAATGGAGGATAAGCAATTAGTTAGGCTCTGTTTGCATCTGCATTGTGGCTTCCATCGCATGATCGATACGAGCGGTGCATGACTGATAATGGGGTGCCTCGAGTTCTGCCAATTTGCCCATCATTACTGCAAGAAAAAAAGCTCGGCATGCAGTACTATTTTCCAGTCAAGCATGACGCAATCTGCAGCAGCGGCTCTGACGGGGgttatgcagatgtgaacagagcattaCTTGTCCATTTCTCCTCAAACAGAATTCAAATATACACAACGCAAAATCAGACAAACATAGCAGACATACATAACAGACACTGGTGAAGGCAAAACTAAAGCTTAGAGCCAACAACTGACGGGTACTTACCAAGCTGAGCCCACAGGGGGTTATATGGATGGGACTTTGCCAACAGACTGACTGACTGGGAAGTGTGCTTGTCACAAAAAGACTTAATTGGAGGGTGGTCATTTGGCATTACTGTTGGAACCCATGCCAGGTGGTAAGTCAAAACAGCAGTGATTaaagctgaaaaaaacctgaaaaaacaCGGCAAATGCAGAGGTTTACCACAATGCAaacaggagagaaaaaaaaaaaaaaaaaggtgaaaaccgCAAAACTGTATTAAGCTTATTTAGtggcataaggcctcattcacacgacggggtccgagtgtcggccgataaaaacggccgtttcgggccgtttttcccggctggtttgcatctgttccgattccgttccaagttgccgtttttaacggccgattttgaccctttttttccctgtccattttaaaatctgatgaatttcatttaaatttgttgccacacacagccctctgtagataatgccacccggcccatagtgccacccagccctcggCAGGTAATGCCGCCCAGCCCTCGGCGGGTAATGCCGCCCAGCCCTCGGCGGGTAATGTCGCCCAGCCCTCGGCGGGTAATGTCGCCCAGCCCTCGGCGggtaatgtcacccagcaccCTGTGGGTAATGTCGCCCAGCACCCTGTGggtaatgtcacccagcaccctgtgggtaatgtcacccagcaccctgtgggtaatgtcacccagcaccctgtgggtaatgtcacccagcaccCTgtgggttgcacccatcccccccttccaggagaagtcactgacttaaatgtcgatatatggacagtgtggtccctaacttctcctggagaggaatttccagccacaggtcgggaattccgcttccgtagtgagtgacgtcactgtgttcatatatgggcaGTTTGGTCACTCCGTTCTTCTGTAGCgaaattcccggccacagggccggtgattccgcttcagaagtgagtgacgtcgctgtgtccatacatggacaatgttgtcactcacttctcctgtagtggaatccccaatccctggccggggattggggattcagactcctacagggagcaaaaaaagaccctcctcctcctcacatgcactctgcactgtaaggaggaggagagagagcgtgcTAGCGACGGAATACACGgctatcactcgggacacattcgggTGATGGCCgtctattacccggccccatagaccaggtttcccgggccgtcaaaaaaaaaaaaaacggtcgtgtgaatagcc
Proteins encoded in this window:
- the FNIP2 gene encoding folliculin-interacting protein 2 gives rise to the protein MALLHRLFSKRNNCTPVSSRGAKEGAAFSWPCTEFDLNCIRLIVYQDCERRGRQVLFDSKAVREIKDENAQRAGEEAPTKSKPCQTSSSGTCTISSRNTSRYARPARKQLPKYQYTKPASDVNMLGEMMFGSVAMSYKGSTLKIHFIRCPPQLMISKVFTAKVGGFSGSTSILQDGMENIGHDRTGAKLGVSHTGQGLWQNGSNLGILQMCGSKLLPAMFEAHPLRLIRSASFFAAHSTPVDMPSRGQNEDKDSGIARSASLSSRLITPLPSPSTSFSSNCASSYQRRWLRSQTTSLEKGLVPRWTTEETFSMADESYTSNPAMIGRKKIAVSIIFSLSEEEEAQRNFQDFFFSHFPLFESHMNKLKSAIEKAMISCRKITESSQRVQVYLRQVMDALGLFRETIWNLYCAPRIAEPVWLIMMSSTTEKSHLCQHFLKEFTYLIEQLHKNQFFSALITAVLTYHLAWVPTVMPNDHPPIKSFCDKHTSQSVSLLAKSHPYNPLWAQLGDLYGAIGSPVRMTRTVVVGKRKDLVQRILYVLTYFIRCSELQENQLVHSRVLKKGEHVVQGSNVTTSLEKGEVEDSDYVIITLNNESALLSPSVPCNLDVASPQNGNGLEHSDISITTENKSDDCFQSDQGPVGCSTSSGAIFGNGSSCKETITLVKEAKVETLVSVTRMPAYNLEDVFTSDSLTSHAKSHHSASKYDKKASSEVQLSDWAKEVLRADRKEDKSLEKVILRMGCTPLSDTDLETCRTELYENVKSLHCKSEQSSVPTNYSLAAQRRMMHSRIPSCDGGSSLFEYFVEGNRIETNTAEALPCHSPLSEKCFVSNSVADNPTEERTCKNDLIDSIQTRIRPSPIPSQSIPCGDPHHKTGGKLERNISRNKSYDSALGHSDENLHTGHTHSENWNHNSPHAEVELPLPRSDVISSPSVKNFGRSLYGGYCSTYMPDMVLHGIASAEKLKPCLVASLAHSTHHPVLDEPLAEAVCIVADTEKCSVQVVGSQKTTIDSMKLGTEVLVSSQVCTLLQSVLQLHKLKLPPVFCLMHLEDKLQELYFKSKMLSEYLRGHTRVHVKELGVVLGIESSDLPLLAAVASTHSPHVAQILL